A region of the Holosporales bacterium genome:
CCAATAAGGTGATTTTCGGTGGCAAGCTCCAGTTCAGATTCGCTGAAGCTAACATACAATACGTCATCCCTTTGTAAGGGAGAAGCAGTATACGGGACAGCATTCCAAAAGGCCTAGCTATGTCTGTCCCCAGAGGCATGCTTCTAACGAAGTAAGCTTAACAGAGAAGGAGTGAGCATATTTTGAATGGTCCTTTTGTCAAAGCGGTAGATAGATTTTCTTTGTCTTTTTAAACGTCAAGCGATTTTGTCAAATTAATATCATTATCATTTATAATCCTTAAACTGCAACGGATTGCTTAGAAGAAGCCGCCTCTTTCCTTGAAAGCTTTTTGTTTTTGGACAATTCCATATCGGCGTTTGATATAGCCTTTCTTAAATCTTTATCGGAACTGCAATAACTGATACCAAAGCTGACAGACAAACCACTTATTTTAATATCTTCAATCTGAAAAACTTTTGTAAAAATATTTTCTCTCGCTCTATGCAATATGTCATGAGCATCTTTTAAGGCAGTATTAGGCATTATCAAGATGAACTCATCCCCCCCATAACGGCAAACTAAATCGCTGCTGCGTACGGATTCAATAATAGCCGCGCTTAGAAGCCTAAGCAGATTGTCCCCCACATCATGTCCGTACATATCGTTAAAGGCTTTAAAGTGATCTGCGTCGAGAATGCATACACAAGCCCCGCGCTCCATAGATGCTCTTAACTGCGCTGGGCAATCGTCAACAAAACGCCTGTTATAAGTATCTGTCAAACAATCCCTCAGCGTCAGCCTGACGTTATCAAATAGATATTTGTACAACCTGGATCTTACCCTGGCGTGTAATATAAGGCTTTGTATCCGCTTTCTTAGTTCTAAGTCGCTGTATCCAAGGTAAAACTCTTCACAGAAGCTGGAGGTTTGTAAATAGTTGGGGTGACGGTCGATCTTATCGCTTATAAGCAATAGGGAAAAGCATTTCGGCGTATTATCCAAAAAATCCAGATATTCTTTAGTATTTTCGACTAAGTTACCCAGATTCATGACTAAGCAGTTTATATTCTGTTTGTCGATACTGAATGACCTTTCTTTCAGCTGGTAAGCAGATACCATAAAACCAATCGATCGCAGGCGGCGCTCTGTAAATTCATCTAAGTCTATTGCGGCAATATTTATTTCGTTTGGGTCTGTCCGTAATGCCGAAGAAAAATCTACTTTACCGCGAAAATCGGCCAGTAAACGCTCTACCGCAGCAAAACGCCTTAGGAAATAAAACAGCGCATCATCACACAGATCTGTCCTTATAAAATCATCTACCGGCAAGTCGTAACTTGAATTAAAGGCAGCTTTTCTTCCTAGTACTGCAACGACCGGAATGTGCCGATTTTGGGAAACTCCGTACGCTTTAATTTCCTCTATAACGTTATGGAGATCATGTGGTGACGTGCTGGTAAAGGCAGATTCGCTGAACAGCACTACTTTAATGCGGCCAGAACATACGGACTGGTGTAAGTCATTTAGTGAATATACGGGAACCACGCAGTAGAGAGTATCGGCAAAGAATTTAGTTAAAACACAATCTTGGCTGTTTTTGCATACAACCGCTATCAACTAAACCACCACCAATCGAACCTTACCACTCAGCGCCCTATGCTTCTGAACAAATTCAGACAGGTCACAGAGCAAAAAAGTATCATATTCTGCTTTGTTGGCGAAACATCTTCTTTTATCGGCCGATTCTGAAGCAATCAGCAGGAAATAAGGATGATATTTACTAAGCTGAATCGCTTTTACTGCAGTAAATATCCTCCTTTCGACCATATTTATCAAAAATGACCGTTAAATATATTATCGCCGCGTAGTTCACACGCAGCTGCTAATTATTAGTTGCTCAATTCCGAAGCCTAGCCACTGCTGCCGCAGTACCTGCTGACAACGCAGGAATCACGATATTTAGCTCTCCATAATTTTCATTATCAGCTAAATTGGCTCGCATATCAGGGTAAGCTTCTAAAATATCTTGTGCAAACAGCCTCTTAATCGGCCTTCTTTCATTATCTAAAATATCTGCTCCATTGTGTCTACCTAGCAAACCAACAAGTACAAAAACCATAAAAGGTTTTTTGAGGTTGTCAACTAAAGCGGGATTATCTAAAATAGCCGAAATACAATCTTTCAGTCTCTGAGCAGCCTCCGAACTCTCCAGATGTATTGCTTCAGCACAACAATCAATTGTACCGAAAATAGTCGCCTTATCAATCGCCAGCTCATTAACCGTACTAGCTATGTCTGCTCCCTGAACCCTTGGGAGATTTATATTACTACTACTTACCTGTATTAGGGGTAGAGCGCTATGCACAGCAACCGGCTCAGCTAACAAACCAACAACTACAGCAACACTCAAAAATCCAAACTTGTTATTCAACATTTCTTCCTCTTCAACATAACGATACGAAAAAGGTAATAGCACAATAAGTGTGTTTGGTCAAGCGCTTTTTTACAATTCGTCATTATTTTTCTTTAAGCTACAACAGATAAATATGTACATTTACTTGATTTTATTTAAGATATTTTAAAGTTATTGACGAAAAGGGCCATAAGATATAAAATTAAGTCTTCTCGCACTATATCAATAAAATAATGGAAGATAGCAACAAAGCCTTGGCTGTAAAAGCCATGCTTGAGCTTTGTCAACAAAAGCTTCAAGATCAACAAAGAACTAAGGCCAAATATAATTGGCAGTTAAATGCCAGGCAAAGCCAGCATGTTCCTGATGGCAATTGGAAAATATGGCTGATTTTGGCTGGACGAGGGTTTGGTAAAACAAGAACAGGTGCCGAGACAATTCGGTATTGGGTAAACAGCGGCCTATATAAACGCATAGGCTTGATCGCCAACTCTGTAAACGACGCAAGGACGGTTATGATTGAAGGGGAGAGTGGGCTGTTGTCCGTAACGCCCTCTTGGGAAGATATTGTGTTCGAACCGTCTAATCACCTTATAAGATGGAAGAAGCGTCGTGCAATCGCCCAGATATTCAGCGCCCAGACGCCTGAAAAGCTGCGTGG
Encoded here:
- a CDS encoding GGDEF domain-containing protein — its product is MIAVVCKNSQDCVLTKFFADTLYCVVPVYSLNDLHQSVCSGRIKVVLFSESAFTSTSPHDLHNVIEEIKAYGVSQNRHIPVVAVLGRKAAFNSSYDLPVDDFIRTDLCDDALFYFLRRFAAVERLLADFRGKVDFSSALRTDPNEINIAAIDLDEFTERRLRSIGFMVSAYQLKERSFSIDKQNINCLVMNLGNLVENTKEYLDFLDNTPKCFSLLLISDKIDRHPNYLQTSSFCEEFYLGYSDLELRKRIQSLILHARVRSRLYKYLFDNVRLTLRDCLTDTYNRRFVDDCPAQLRASMERGACVCILDADHFKAFNDMYGHDVGDNLLRLLSAAIIESVRSSDLVCRYGGDEFILIMPNTALKDAHDILHRARENIFTKVFQIEDIKISGLSVSFGISYCSSDKDLRKAISNADMELSKNKKLSRKEAASSKQSVAV